One region of Primulina tabacum isolate GXHZ01 chromosome 1, ASM2559414v2, whole genome shotgun sequence genomic DNA includes:
- the LOC142515758 gene encoding uncharacterized protein LOC142515758, producing the protein MVDVDRRMAGLNASHVAGLRRLSARAASSAPSTPRKSLLSFSSLAEKVISHLKSSGVRVQAGLSVSEFALAEAEFGFAFPPDLKAVLSLGLPVGTGFPNWRSSGSARLHLRTSIELPVASISFHIARNVLWSKSWGPHPSNPEKALKIARNALKQAPLLIPVFNRCYIPCNPCLAGNPIFYVDENRIFCCGFDLSDFFDRESSLFKPSRDSSILSSHRSGSELNSAGSSSSFSRRSLDAISGGRTPRWVEFWSDAAVDRRQRNSNSSSSSSSSPDRYRDIPRSEMPKWVEEYVTQIGSVLRQGGWKESDVSEIIHVSASGFFEGEMVMVDNEAVLDALLLKADRLSDTLLKSGWSSEEVSDALGFDFRREKEKKPVKMLSPELVERIGKLAVAVKRSSSSSTGSLS; encoded by the coding sequence ATGGTTGATGTGGACAGGAGGATGGCCGGGCTGAACGCTTCCCACGTGGCTGGACTCCGCCGTCTATCCGCACGCGCCGCCTCTTCCGCTCCGTCCACGCCGCGCAAAAGCCTCCTATCTTTCTCGTCGTTGGCGGAGAAAGTGATCAGCCATTTGAAGAGCTCGGGTGTTAGAGTCCAAGCTGGTTTATCGGTGTCGGAGTTCGCGTTAGCCGAAGCCGAGTTCGGGTTTGCATTCCCACCGGACCTGAAAGCGGTTCTGTCGTTGGGTTTGCCCGTGGGGACCGGGTTTCCAAACTGGCGGTCATCGGGCTCGGCCAGGCTTCACCTCCGAACCTCCATTGAACTTCCCGTTGCTTCAATCTCTTTCCACATAGCTCGAAATGTTCTATGGTCTAAGTCGTGGGGCCCGCACCCGTCCAACCCGGAGAAGGCCCTGAAAATAGCCCGGAACGCTCTCAAACAAGCCCCGCTTTTGATCCCCGTCTTCAATCGTTGTTACATCCCTTGCAACCCTTGTTTGGCAGGAAACCCTATTTTTTACGTAGATGAGAACAGAATCTTCTGTTGCGGGTTTGATTTGTCAGACTTTTTTGATCGCGAATCCTCTCTCTTCAAACCGAGCCGGGATTCAAGTATTCTATCAAGCCACCGCTCAGGAAGCGAGCTGAACTCAGCTGGATCATCGAGCAGCTTCTCCAGGAGAAGCCTTGACGCAATCTCCGGCGGGCGGACGCCACGGTGGGTGGAGTTCTGGAGCGACGCCGCCGTGGATCGCCGGCAGAGGAACTCTAACTCATCCTCCTCATCCTCATCATCACCCGACAGATACCGCGACATACCAAGATCCGAAATGCCCAAATGGGTCGAAGAATACGTGACCCAAATCGGGTCGGTTTTGAGACAAGGCGGTTGGAAGGAATCCGACGTCTCGGAGATCATTCACGTATCGGCATCCGGGTTCTTCGAAGGCGAGATGGTTATGGTGGATAACGAGGCCGTGTTGGATGCTTTGCTGCTAAAAGCGGATCGGTTATCAGATACGCTCCTGAAATCCGGGTGGAGCTCCGAAGAGGTTTCGGATGCTCTTGGTTTCGATTTCCGACGGGAGAAGGAGAAGAAACCGGTGAAGATGCTGTCTCCTGAGCTGGTCGAGAGGATCGGGAAACTGGCTGTGGCGGTGAAACGGTCGTCGTCGTCCTCAACCGGTTCGCTGTCTTAG
- the LOC142555439 gene encoding pentatricopeptide repeat-containing protein At5g39350-like yields MANLTGSSLRNQFLYNSSNFSTIVLSLFPCCQKRQDFRALNALLIVNGLIEHQSLIKQFIIKCCHLGFPDLALSAFKTIEKPSLSMQNLFLGSLCDNGLFGNVLSVYEMCRISGSLSDNYTYPFVIKACSALSDTGRGESMHCLVTKDGFGENLVVQTSLVDFYSKGGEMDNARKLVDEISQPDVVTWNALISGFSFNSFDDEVFRVFHEMRYMAMRPNTSTFASLFRVCSKLVAFDFGKSLHGLAYKLGYAMRESLVPALISTYANCRDMLAARNIFDTSTFKNVVIWNAIISAYTRNNKPEDAIALFQRMLLDDIKPDVVTFVSLIPSSENLGCLCYVESLHAYVMKFGFTKQLSVVTALLSVYAKLGNIYSAELLFCNVNQRNLLSWNSMVSAYASNGLWKHSLTAFHDMQMDGCKPDAISIITILTVCSELEAILLGKSAHAFSVRTGIDSNLNVCNSLMGFYIDCRELAVSFNIFDRMALKSVVSWNTMISGCVDNGEAERSLLLLHHMRLQGVEFDLVSLISILSYCNEFQNLILGSAIHNYAIRTGFADDISLANSLVTMYINCGQLGAGRLLFNDMPNKSVVSWNAILTGYRYHNSPKETLESFILMIKKGHRPNYVTLLNVLPACCTNLEGKSIHAYILRLQIPLETNLLTSLIIMYGKFGNFASCLALFHEGEKGSISSWNTVLSAYLLSKNARGAVAFFRDLLRNNIEPDNITILNLISACRHLQNLHISNSILAFVVQKGFDKDVAISNALIDLFGKCGSIRSAKTLFDLLPQKDTKSWSTMINVYGLNGDGESALSLYSQMRLLGLKLDKVTYMGILSACSHSGLVQQGRMVFNCMIQDGVLPCMEHYACILDLLGRKGYLNEARDIVQNLLCKPSESVLKSLLGACLSHGNYELGEEFGRLLLETNLKDPGAYVILHNIYAAAGKWLDADNVRLTMEQNRFHKPLGFSLIDVNAGILDVQS; encoded by the coding sequence ATGGCGAACTTAACTGGTTCCTCTCTGAGAAACCAATTTCTCTACAACAGTTCAAATTTTTCCACCATTGTCCTTTCATTGTTTCCATGCTGCCAGAAGCGCCAAGATTTTAGGGCCTTGAACGCTTTATTAATTGTAAATGGATTGATTGAGCACCAATCTTTAATCAAACAATTTATTATCAAGTGTTGTCATCTGGGATTTCCGGATTTAGCTCTCTCAGCTTTCAAAACAATCGAAAAGCCGAGTCTTTCGATGCAGAATCTTTTTCTTGGGAGTTTATGTGACAATGGTCTGTTCGGGAATGTGTTGAGTGTTTACGAAATGTGTCGAATTTCGGGAAGTCTTTCGGACAACTACACGTATCCTTTTGTGATCAAGGCATGCTCTGCGTTGAGTGACACTGGGCGTGGTGAATCGATGCATTGTCTCGTTACAAAGGATGGTTTTGGGGAAAATCTTGTTGTGCAAACGAGCCTGGTTGATTTTTACTCCAAAGGTGGTGAAATGGATAACGCACGTAAGTTGGTCGATGAAATTTCTCAACCAGATGTGGTTACTTGGAACGCTTTGATTTCTGGATTTTCTTTTAATTCGTTTGACGATGAGGTTTTTCGGGTTTTTCATGAAATGAGATACATGGCAATGAGGCCTAACACTAGCACATTTGCTAGTTTGTTTCGGGTATGCTCGAAATTAGTAGCTTTTGATTTTGGAAAATCTCTTCATGGACTTGCTTATAAACTTGGATATGCAATGAGGGAGTCTTTAGTGCCTGCGCTGATTTCTACTTATGCTAATTGTCGGGACATGTTGGCTGCTAGAAATATTTTTGATACTTCGACATTCAAGAATGTTGTTATTTGGAATGCTATAATATCTGCTTATACACGGAATAATAAACCAGAGGATGCTATTGCTTTGTTTCAGAGAATGTTACTCGATGATATTAAGCCTGATGTAGTGACTTTTGTGTCTCTTATTCCTTCTAGTGAGAATCTTGGGTGCCTTTGTTATGTCGAGTCGCTTCATGCTTATGTAATGAAATTTGGGTTCACTAAACAACTCTCTGTTGTCACGGCCCTTCTGTCAGTTTATGCAAAATTAGGAAATATTTATTCAGCTGAGTTACTTTTTTGTAATGTCAACCAAAGGAACCTCTTGTCGTGGAATTCCATGGTTTCAGCATATGCCAGCAACGGCCTTTGGAAGCATAGTTTGACTGCATTTCATGACATGCAGATGGATGGTTGTAAGCCAGACGCAATCTCGATTATTACTATCCTCACTGTATGCTCTGAATTGGAGGCTATTTTGCTGGGAAAATCCGCACATGCTTTTAGCGTTAGAACGGGGATTGATTCGAATCTTAATGTGTGCAATTCACTGATGGGATTTTACATTGACTGCCGTGAGTTGGCAGTTTCTTTTAATATATTCGATAGAATGGCTCTCAAAAGTGTTGTTTCATGGAACACTATGATTTCTGGGTGTGTGGATAATGGAGAAGCAGAGAGATCACTGCTCCTATTGCATCATATGAGGCTACAAGGTGttgagtttgatttggtttcttTAATAAGCATTCTTTCATATTGCAATGAGTTTCAAAATCTAATCTTGGGGTCGGCCATTCATAACTATGCTATCAGGACTGGATTTGCTGATGATATTTCCTTAGCTAATTCTCTTGTCACCATGTATATAAACTGTGGACAGCTTGGAGCAGGAAGGTTACTCTTCAATGACATGCCTAATAAAAGCGTGGTTTCTTGGAATGCTATTTTGACTGGCTATAGATATCATAACTCACCGAAGGAGACTTTGGAATCGTTTATTCTTATGATAAAGAAAGGTCACAGACCAAATTACGTAACCTTGCTGAACGTGTTACCTGCTTGTTGTACAAATCTTGAAGGTAAATCAATCCATGCTTACATTTTAAGACTTCAAATCCCTCTAGAAACTAATCTTCTCACTTCTCTCATAATCATGTACGGTAAATTTGGAAATTTCGCTTCATGCTTGGCGCTGTTTCACGAGGGAGAGAAAGGGAGCATTTCCTCGTGGAATACTGTTCTATCTGCATACTTACTTTCAAAGAATGCCAGAGGGGCAGTTGCCTTCTTTCGTGATTTACTTCGGAACAACATTGAGCCTGATAATATAACTATTCTGAACCTCATTTCAGCTTGTCGCCACCTGCAGAACTTACATATTTCAAACTCTATATTGGCTTTTGTGGTACAAAAGGGATTTGATAAAGATGTTGCTATTAGTAACGCGTTGATTGATCTATTCGGGAAATGTGGAAGCATCCGTTCTGCAAAAACACTCTTTGATCTCTTGCCACAAAAGGACACAAAATCTTGGAGTACAATGATTAATGTGTATGGTTTAAATGGGGATGGTGAATCTGCTTTGTCTCTTTACTCACAGATGAGGCTTCTAGGTTTGAAGCTGGATAAAGTGACCTACATGGGGATTTTATCAGCTTGCAGCCATTCTGGTTTAGTCCAACAAGGAAGGATGGTATTTAACTGTATGATACAAGATGGTGTATTGCCATGTATGGAGCATTATGCGTGCATATTAGACCTCCTTGGTAGAAAGGGCTATTTGAACGAGGCTCGGGATATTGTCCAAAATTTGCTTTGTAAGCCTTCGGAAAGTGTTCTTAAGTCCTTGTTAGGTGCTTGCTTGAGTCATGGAAATTATGAACTCGGAGAGGAATTTGGTAGGCTACTGCTAGAAACGAACTTGAAAGATCCTGGAGCATACGTGATTCTACACAATATCTACGCAGCAGCAGGAAAATGGCTGGATGCTGACAATGTGAGGTTGACCATGGAACAGAATCGATTCCATAAACCACTTGGCTTCAGTCTTATTGATGTTAATGCTGGAATACTCGATGTGCAATCATAA
- the LOC142549516 gene encoding heat shock factor protein HSF24-like: MAAIPTHEMERKSKSLGSVPAPFLTKTYDLVDDPETNDVISWNESGTTFVVWKTAEFAKDLLPNYFKHNNFSSFVRQLNTYGFRKTIPDKWEFANDNFKRGERDLLTGIHRRKIASSQNPAGGKATAADNQNSPAISGEDLGSTSTSSPNPKNPSSLGIQASAQLAADLSDENDKLKKDNQTLSSELTQTKKQCDELIAYLNRRLNVSPEQIQRIMKLGCGVDGGVVGGQGLDSDDYDEHENSMKLFGVVLKKKRGRDDNINFSGPEMKEMKSRVPCFRISESPENSGKVYN, from the exons ATGGCGGCAATTCCCACACATGAAATGGAAAGGAAATCGAAATCGTTGG GGTCGGTTCCGGCGCCATTCTTGACTAAGACTTACGATTTGGTGGATGATCCGGAGACCAACGACGTGATATCGTGGAACGAGAGCGGGACGACGTTTGTTGTCTGGAAAACAGCGGAGTTTGCTAAGGATTTGCTGCCCAATTACTTCAAGCACAACAATTTCTCCAGCTTCGTTCGCCAGCTGAATACCTAC GGTTTTCGAAAAACTATTCCAGACAAATGGGAATTCGCCAACGACAACTTCAAGCGAGGAGAAAGAGATCTCTTGACCGGAATCCACCGCCGTAAAATAGCTTCTTCACAAAACCCGGCCGGCGGGAAGGCCACAGCCGCCGATAACCAAAATTCCCCGGCGATCTCCGGCGAAGATTTAGGATCAACCTCCACTTCATCTCCTAACCCCAAGAATCCCAGCTCACTGGGGATACAGGCTTCGGCTCAGCTCGCGGCTGATTTATCGGATGAGAATGACAAGCTGAAAAAAGATAATCAGACGCTGAGTTCGGAGCTGACGCAGACCAAGAAACAGTGCGATGAATTGATTGCTTACTTGAATCGGCGGCTGAATGTCTCTCCGGAGCAAATCCAACGCATTATGAAGCTCGGATGCGGGGTTGACGGTGGTGTGGTGGGTGGTCAAGGTTTAGATAGTGACGATTATGACGAACATGAGAATAGTATGAAACTGTTTGGGGTAGTTTTGAAAAAGAAGAGAGGTCGTGATGACAATATTAATTTTTCAGGGCCCGAAATGAAAGAAATGAAAAGTAGGGTTCCTTGCTTTAGGATTTCAGAGTCACCTGAAAACAGCGGGAAGGTCTATAACTGA
- the LOC142555516 gene encoding zeaxanthin epoxidase, chloroplastic-like: MTSAVLYHSINPSTSLFSRTHSPSLVFKDIPAEICAFPGQKSYLSYQENGHHRKQTKVKAAVAEVPECEASVSGGVSKDTVKKLRILVAGGGIGGLVLALAAKKRGFDVVVFERDLSAIRGEGQYRGPIQIQSNALAALEAIDMDVAEEIMSAGCITGDRINGLVDGISGNWYVKFDTFTPAAERGLPVTRVISRMTLQQILAYAVGSDIIINESNVVDFKDDGEKVTVKLENGQCYEGDLLVGADGIRSKVRKTLFGPSEAIYSGYTCYTGIADFIPADIETVGYRVFLGHKQYFVSSDVGGGKMQWYAFHNEPPGGVDVGGKKERLLKLFGGWCDNVIDLLLTTDDDAILRRDIYDRTPALTWGKGRVTLLGDSVHAMQPNLGQGGCMAIEDGYQLSLELDKVWKESIESSRPMDITSALKRYENARKIRVAVIHGLARMAAIMATTYKAYIGVGLGPLSFLTKFRIPHPGRVGGRFFVDIAMPLMLSWVLGGNGSKLEGRTLQCRLSDKASDQLRRWFTDDDALERALDADWFLFSIEDSTAATDTIILSRDEKNPYVIGNVHHPNFAGVSVCIPSPQVSKTHARISYKDGAFFVTDLRSEYGTWISDNEDRRYRVSPNVPTRFHPTDVIEFGSDKKAVFRVKVLKLPPKIAKKTDETEVLQAV; this comes from the exons ATGACTTCAGCTGTACTCTATCACTCAATCAATCCATCTACATCGCTGTTTTCAAGAACCCATTCCCCATCTCTGGTATTCAAAGATATCCCAGCAGAAATCTGCGCTTTTCCGGGCCAGAAATCCTACTTGAGTTACCAAGAAAATGGGCACCACAGGAAACAAACGAAAGTGAAGGCTGCTGTAGCGGAAGTCCCAGAGTGTGAGGCTTCTGTTAGCGGTGGAGTCTCGAAAGACACGGTGAAGAAGCTGAGGATTCTGGTGGCTGGCGGCGGGATTGGTGGGCTGGTTCTGGCTTTGGCTGCTAAAAAGCGGGGGTTTGACGTGGTGGTGTTCGAGAGGGATTTGAGTGCTATCAGAGGGGAGGGGCAGTATAGAGGGCCAATTCAGATACAGAGCAATGCATTGGCTGCTTTGGAGGCTATAGATATGGATGTCGCCGAGGAAATAATGAGCGCCGGCTGCATCACCGGTGATCGAATTAACGGTTTGGTGGATGGGATCTCTGGTAATTG GTACGTCAAGTTCGACACGTTCACTCCCGCAGCGGAGCGGGGACTTCCCGTCACCAGAGTCATTAGCCGCATGACTTTGCAACAAATTCTTGCCTATGCAGTTGGCTCagatattattattaatgaaaGCAATGTAGTGGACTTCAAAGATGACGGTGAAAAG GTTACTGTGAAGCTTGAAAATGGGCAGTGTTATGAGGGTGATCTTCTTGTTGGTGCTGATGGGATACGGTCAAAG GTGAGGAAAACTCTGTTTGGCCCAAGTGAAGCTATATACTCAGGGTACACTTGTTACACCGGAATAGCAGATTTTATTCCTGCTGATATAGAGACGGTTGG GTACCGAGTATTCCTGGGCCACAAACAGTACTTTGTTTCTTCAGATGTTGGGGGAGGAAAGATGCAATGGTATGCGTTTCATAATGAACCGCCAGGTGGTGTAGATGTCGGAG GTAAAAAGGAGAGGCTACTGAAATTGTTTGGAGGTTGGTGTGATAATGTCATAGATCTATTACTCACCACGGATGATGATGCAATTCTCCGTCGTGATATATATGACCGGACCCCAGCCTTAACATGGGGAAAGGGCCGTGTCACGTTACTCGGTGATTCTGTCCATGCCATGCAACCAAACTTGGGTCAAGGGGGATGCATGGCCATTGAG GATGGATATCAACTATCACTGGAGCTTGATAAAGTATGGAAAGAAAGTATCGAGTCTAGTAGGCCAATGGATATAACCTCTGCTTTGAAAAG ATACGAGAATGCTCGAAAAATAAGAGTTGCAGTCATTCATGGACTAGCAAGGATGGCTGCAATTATGGCAACAACTTACAAAGCATACATTGGTGTTGGACTCGGTCCGCTGTCG TTCCTGACAAAATTTAGAATACCACATCCAGGAAGAGTTGGTGGGAGATTTTTTGTCGACATTGCTATGCctttaatgttgagttgggttCTTGGTGGTAATGG TTCAAAACTTGAAGGAAGAACGCTGCAGTGCAGACTTTCTGATAAA GCCAGTGACCAGTTACGAAGATGGTTTACAGATGATGATGCTCTAGAGCGAGCTCTGGATGCAGA TTGGTTTCTATTTTCCATTGAAGATTCAACCGCTGCAACTGATACCATCATTCTAAGCCGAGATGAGAAGAATCCGTATGTTATTGG GAATGTACACCACCCAAATTTTGCTGGGGTATCAGTATGTATACCTTCACCTCAG GTTTCCAAAACACATGCTCGAATAAGCTATAAAGATGGAGCCTTCTTCGTAACTGACTTAAGGAGTGAATATGGCACCTGGATATCTGA CAACGAGGACAGGCGATATCGTGTGTCACCCAATGTCCCTACTCGTTTTCATCCTACGGATGTGATTGAATTCGGGTCTGATAAGAAG GCCGTATTTCGCGTAAAGGTTTTAAAGCTTCCACCAAAAATCGCAAAGAAAACAGATGAAACTGAAGTTCTGCAAGCTGTATAG